In Altererythrobacter rubellus, the following are encoded in one genomic region:
- the prmC gene encoding peptide chain release factor N(5)-glutamine methyltransferase — MTVAVALREATARLTETSDTARLDAELLMAHALGVSRSDMLLRHMSDDAPAGFASLVDRRVHREPIAYILGDAEFYGRRFIVTPHVLIPRSDSECVVEAALAVAPDSGRALDMGTGSGALLITLLAERPSLVGVGIDASLSALSVAAANAARLGVVERMHMLRADWHEHGWSDDVGQFDLIIANPPYVETTAQLDPDVRNFEPASALFAGEEGLDDYRAIIPQLRQLLTEGGAAVLEIGASQAAQVTNIAEKNGFSAELRCDLSGRPRALILR; from the coding sequence GTGACTGTTGCAGTCGCTCTGCGCGAAGCAACGGCACGGCTGACAGAAACCAGTGATACCGCGCGGCTAGATGCAGAGCTTTTGATGGCACATGCCTTAGGCGTAAGTCGTTCGGACATGCTCCTAAGACATATGTCAGATGATGCGCCTGCTGGTTTCGCATCGCTTGTTGATCGCCGTGTTCATCGGGAACCGATTGCTTACATCCTGGGTGATGCCGAGTTTTATGGCCGCCGATTCATTGTCACTCCCCATGTCCTGATCCCGCGCAGCGATAGCGAATGTGTTGTCGAAGCCGCGCTCGCGGTTGCACCGGACAGCGGGCGCGCACTCGATATGGGAACGGGATCAGGCGCACTGTTGATCACATTGCTGGCCGAGCGGCCTTCGCTAGTGGGTGTCGGGATTGATGCCTCGCTTTCTGCCCTGTCGGTTGCGGCAGCGAACGCAGCCAGGCTTGGCGTTGTCGAACGCATGCATATGTTGCGTGCCGACTGGCACGAGCATGGTTGGAGCGATGATGTGGGCCAATTCGATCTCATCATTGCCAACCCGCCCTATGTTGAAACCACGGCTCAGCTCGATCCGGACGTGCGCAACTTTGAGCCTGCCAGCGCCTTGTTCGCCGGCGAAGAAGGGCTTGACGACTACCGGGCGATTATCCCGCAGCTGCGTCAACTGTTGACAGAAGGAGGGGCGGCTGTGCTCGAAATCGGAGCCTCTCAGGCGGCGCAGGTAACGAATATTGCAGAGAAAAACGGGTTCTCGGCCGAATTGCGCTGTGACTTGTCCGGGCGCCCGCGCGCGCTGATTCTGCGATAA
- a CDS encoding DUF4167 domain-containing protein has protein sequence MNNNRNNRRRGRGSNRNQGGSNSANRIDNRARGNAPQLLDKYKKLAQDAQHNGDRVLMEQYLQFADHYFRVIADNKARQGEAKARRQDERGQSDDDNDDDDGDDHRRNNRRSRGNRDSRDDSTSEGSRGYEGEPIDQSGDEDEKKPRRTRRKPREDTSGSADGEIDAAVLPPAIAALDDDSEAAPKPRRRPKQPSEDSEEAVG, from the coding sequence TTGAATAACAACCGCAATAATCGACGTCGCGGCCGCGGCAGTAACCGTAACCAGGGCGGTAGCAATAGCGCCAATCGCATTGACAACCGGGCGCGTGGTAATGCGCCGCAGCTTCTCGACAAGTACAAGAAACTGGCACAGGACGCGCAGCATAATGGCGACCGCGTATTGATGGAGCAGTATCTTCAGTTCGCTGACCACTATTTCCGTGTGATAGCCGATAACAAGGCGCGTCAGGGCGAGGCCAAGGCGAGACGTCAGGATGAGCGTGGCCAGTCCGACGATGACAATGACGATGATGATGGCGACGATCATCGCCGTAACAACCGCCGCTCGCGTGGCAATCGCGATAGTCGCGACGACAGCACCAGCGAAGGCAGCCGGGGCTACGAAGGCGAACCCATCGATCAGTCAGGTGACGAGGACGAAAAGAAGCCGCGCCGCACGCGCCGCAAACCGCGCGAAGACACCAGTGGCAGCGCAGATGGCGAGATTGACGCAGCGGTTCTTCCGCCAGCGATAGCAGCCTTGGACGACGATAGTGAAGCCGCGCCCAAGCCACGCCGCCGCCCTAAACAGCCAAGCGAAGATAGCGAAGAAGCCGTAGGCTAA